From the Motacilla alba alba isolate MOTALB_02 chromosome 1, Motacilla_alba_V1.0_pri, whole genome shotgun sequence genome, the window CATATAcattagaaatataaatattaatctAAATAcgaaaatatataaaaattaaatatatttaattccTTAAGAGTTtgttggtgggggttttttattgttttttggttttgtcggttttttggttttttggggtttttttgtgttttggtttgttttttggtttttttcatttttgtttttttgtttgttcctaTTGGGTTAGAGGCAGGTTTTTCGTTCGGCGTTGTGGGTGCATTGGTTTGTTGGTTTCTGGCGGGCGCTGCTGTTGCGGTGCCAGCCTCGGTTGGTTTTTGTTGCCCGGCTGAGGCGGGCGGCAGTGCTGCCGCCTTGCGGGCAGAGCGCGGTAGCGCAGCcgtgcggcggcgggcgggcgagcggcggcggcgggaagGCGTCCGTGTGGCGGCGCCGTGCAGCGGCCGGCATGGCGGGAGCGGCGTGTGGGACTGGACTGACCTTCTCGAGATGGCGGCAAAAAGGGCGGGAAAATCCAGCTTGGGCGATGATAGCCGAGCTTAGCCGAAGAGCCGATGATAGCCGAGTGTAGTTTATGATAGCCGAATGTAGCCGAAGCGCCAGTGATAGCTGAGGGTAGCCGAGTGTAGTCGAGTTTACACCCAAAGCCGAACATCACCGACTTTCGCCAAACCGAGCCCGCTTCAGCCCAAGAGCCGAAACAAGACCAATTTAGACCAAAAGCCGAAATGAAACCAGTTCACACCAAGAGCCGACACAAGCCCAATTTCACCGAGTTTAATGGAACAGAACTGAATGTCACCGCCTTCGGCCGAGTCGAACGAGCTCAGCTGAACCAAGGCGAGACCGCCCCCACCTTACGACCTCAACCGAACCGAGGCCAACCTTACGAGGCTGGCTGAACCGAAGCAAGCTCAGCCGAACCAAGCCGCCTGCTCTCATGACCATTAATTAGCGAGAGTGCGATCACAGCCCAGTGAGCTCCTGCCCACCCCACAGTGCCGTCCATGTCCGTGCGAGGGCCGGGCCGCCCGCGGGACGCGGCAGCAGGAGAGCCCCGAGCTGTGCGTGTTTAACGTGAGGCGGCGCCGCTTTCCCACGCAGCGCCTGGGCCCGGCCCATTCCGCCCTCAGGGAGCCGAGCCGAACCGTGCTGCTCCAAACGCAGCGAGCGGCTCCGAGTTCAGCTGAGCCGACTTCTCCCGAATCTAGCCCAAATATGCCGAACCAGGTTGGAGGCGGATCCAGTCGTACCAATGCCACCTCAGGCGAACCGAACGAGTTCCGCCCAACCGAGACCAGCTCAGCCGAACTGAAATTCTGCTGAACTTGTATTTCCTGATGTGTAAAGTGACAAGGGCTCTGCTGTATTCCAGCACACGAGcaagaacagcagcaagagCTCCTCCTGAAGGTAATTTACCCCCGTGGAGCCGGCCAACATCACAAAAGGCAAAGACACTGCCAGTAAATAGGCAATattgtttattgttttcttccacctttgtgggtttctttaaaaaaaacattactGACGCCTTGAGCATGTCCCGCAGCATTCCCAAACTTCAAACCGCTGGGATCGCACAGTGATTCCAACACGTCCCGCTGGCAAGCGCTGCGTCCTTGCACCAGGATCTGCCCTGGGTGCTCTCGTGACCATTAATTAGCACGAGTACGGTCACTGCCTAATGAGCTCCTGCCCGACCCCGCGCTCCCGTTCGTGCTCGTGCTGAAAGGAATCAGAAGGAGgtgtctttacaaacaaactgCGGGTCTGTCGCTAGGCAAACCCCGACACTGACAGGTGAAGGAAGTAATGCATAGAACCGTAAATTCCAGCGGAATTCCACTGATTGATAGAGACTGCTGCTCACCCAAGCCCGTGCTGAATTCCTGGACTCgaagaaaaagaacacagacacaaagaagaagaagggggGGATGCACATCAGAAGGCGGTCGGAATTAGGCGATCTGGGAAGTTtgtacctctcaagtacctcgGCCGTTGGGGAAGACAGAGGGAAATGCATCTGAGAAAGtaggataaaaaggaggctgtgtCCTCCAGCAACTTGAGAGATCCCATGGGAAAtgcccatggcctctccctttattcaaataaacTTACAGTATCCTGTGTCTCCTTTTGGACAGAAACCTATGgtgtttgtggattaatttcCCTGACAGTGCTGTTATGAACAAGTTCACAAATTGATACAATTAAAGCTGTTAAATGCTGATTTGAAATTGTAACCAATTGTTATGAAGATGTTCACAAGTTGATACAATTAGAGATGTTGAATTCTAATTTGAAATTGTAACCAATTGTTATGAAGATGTTCACAAGTTGATACAATTAGAACTGTTGAATGCTAATTTGAAATTGTAACCAATTGTTATGAAGAGGTTCACAAGTTGATACAATTAGAACTGTTGAATGCTAATTTGAAATTGTAACCAGTTAAGAATGTTAATCAAAGAGTTGTTGGATGTTAAACTTTTAATCCCCTACCTTACTGATACCCTTGTTGCCTCCGTCAGGTAATGCCTCCGCTGCTCACTAAAATGGTGCAGGGAAAAATCCCCAGGAAATATGCAAATAAAGAGACATTCAAGAAACCCCAACCAAGGGCCTTAGAAACCATGAATGAACCGAAAATTTAACGAACTAAGCACTAGGCCCTATCATTGGAAAGTTCTCCTATTCTACCAGCAAGGTTTTAGATGCCACCGTGACCTTACTAGAAGTGAGCCAAAATGAGGACCCTAGACAAAGAACCAAAGTTTTCTTCCTGGGCACACTTGTGAGGATGGAAGCCCCAGTTCTGCTGTAAAGCAAAAttgtccctctcctcctctgcgCTGCCGAAGGGAGCACCGGTGGTGTGCGCGACACCTCGGGCCCCCACCCAGAGCTGATCGCTCAATAAGGCATCCAAAAGGAGCAGGTCTCCTTGCCCTTTTATGTTCTTCAGTGCGAGGGCCGGGCCGCCCGCGGGACGCGGCAGCAGGAGAACCCCGAGCTGTGTGTGTTCAGCGTGAGGCGATGCCGCTCTCCCGGCGGCGGCTCCCTGGGCCCAGCCCGGCCCACGGAGCCGAACCGAGTGGAACACAGAGAGTAGCTCCGCCACAGCCTGTGGGTGGCACCGAATTCAGCCAAGCCGAGTTCGGCCGAACCGAGCTGAGTAATTAAAAAAAGCGAAACGAAGCCCCAAAGTCTCAGCAGcaagcccagcacagggaggcaggTTTGGAATTTTCTTTGCTATGCTGCAGGTGTATTCCAGGTGTTCGTTCCTCTTTGTTTGACAGaagcaagacaaaaataataattcttacCACAACtggatgttttctttcctgtctatCTGGCAGCTAAATACCACCAGCTAGCTATCCATATGTTAAAATCAGCTGGAGAGCTTGcatcccagagccctggggactGTCTGAGGAGAGCTCTGGCCAGCTCTGTTAATTGTTAAGCACctctggaagagcagagaggtTGGAGGAGGCTGGAAGAGTTCCCGTGTCCCAGTACCCAAAGAGACCCACCTGGTCAGGCCAGGTTGCTCCTAGGCAGTGCTGCGACTGACCTCAGCCCAGGCAAAAATCACAGAACTAAAGCTGAGATAAGATACAACTGAAAAGATCTTTCATTCTGGATGTTAATACACATCATTGAGGCAAATGTTAAtgctctgcatcccagcagAGAGATCATCAGCTGCCTTGGCAGGCAGATGGGTTTGGAATCTCTGGTCCCATGCTCCAGACCTTTTGTCTTATTTCTGTGGGATGGTGCAGTGCTGACAAAAGGGACAtggctccctccctgcagggcttgTACAGTCATCAGCCTTCCCCACACTCCCAAACCCACCCACCAAAACTGGCACCAAATCCTTGGAAGGTGCAGGGAAGTGTGTGCTGCGATCAGATCGTGGATTCAAGTCCCGGAGCTCTCCGTGTCTCAGGATTCAGCTGTGCCTGAGTGGGGAGAGCTGTGGCACGGGCCTTTCGGGAGACACTTGGCAGGGACTTGTTTCTGTGCAGGTAAGAATGAGGGACTCTGCTCTGGAGAGTTAACCCTTGGTGTTACGCACTGAGGGAGAAGAGGGGTGTCATGCACAGCCAAAATGGCATCAAAAGAGGtgggggggattctgcccctgtgcccaggtgagaccccacctgcagagctgccccagccctggagacacagcagcagcacctggagctgctggagagagcccagaggaggcaccagagctgctccagggctggagccaggctgggagagctgggggtgctcacctggagaggagaaggctccagggagagctcagagcccttgcagggcctgaaggggcttcaggagagctggagagggactgggaacaaagcatggagggacaggacacagggaatggctcccactgccagaggacagggctggatgggagatggggaatgaggaattgttccctgtgagggtgggcaggccctggcactgcccagagcagctgcctcctctcaCGAGGACGTGGGTGAGCTGGGAGAGCACCGGGggtcctggtgtccctgggcttGGCAGAGACGGATGAGTACAGAAAGGATGAAGGTGAAAGTTCTCCAGCCTTGACCGGTGACGTGAGCGTGCGTTTGCTGTGCGAGTGTATCGGGATTATCACCAGAAAAGGGACACGAGGTTTCCTTACAGATACTGGGTGATTTGTCATGCCAAGGGCACTGGGTGGGTGACACAGCAGAAGGGGTGACAGGGCAGTGGGGTGCAGGTTTACACTAGTGGCTTCTTTCAAGCACCTCACTGGGCGTCGGTGCTGGAATTGAGACAAGTGGAATTGAAGTGGGGcttagaaaacaaacagaactcGACCCAGAAGGGCAAGTTGTATGTGTGACTGGGTTTAATAGTTTCTTCAGTCCTAAAATTGCTTTCTCACAGTATGTTTCAAGCCTAGAAAAATGATAACATGGGATGGTTTCAAAGCCTAAAAAAATCTCATTGAATGCAGTTTTTCATTAATGATTTCTGAGCACTCCAGAAAACATTTCTAGACTTGTCTTGTTCACAATGGCTCCTTCGATGGCCAGAATTGAATACATGAGGGataaatatgtgtatttttgaGCTAAGTATTTTGCTCAGTAGCAtgatgaaaaagtgaaaaaatctttaaaaatcaatacTTTGTTTAAGTCTTGCAAGCACTCTGAGATTTTCATATAGACAGACTTCTCCTGCCAGTGTTTTAGGAACAGTAAGTTGCTGGTAACATGCCTCTGTTACCCTGCAATTTCATGTCCATTTCCATGTCTGTTGTGTTGTTAGTCCGCCTCTGCTTTGTGGTTTATTTGGGtaaactgcctttttttaaattgtttttgttACCTTTTGTGAGCATGCCAGAGGCCCTAGGGTGCCAATAAATGAGAATATTAGTGCTCCTTCTGACTGCTGTTTCCCTCTGCTTGTTTGTGACCCAATCTTGAATCTATGCCCAGCCTGCTGAGCTGAATTTTCCTGATCAGAAAAGGAGGAGCAGTGGGCAAATGCCTTAGGAGGAGCAGTGAGTGGGTCAAGAGACCCTCCAGCCAAACACTGACAGCAAAGTTTCACCTCTGCGCAGTTATAAACGTTCTGTGTCAGTGCTGGATCACTCGAGGCAGTGAGTGTCTCCCACAGGTTATTTTTTCACACCAGTATCTACTTGCTTTATCTCTGATTATTCTTGCTTTATCTCTGGGTATACTCACTTTGCTGGTGTTGATCCCGAGCAGGACATGCACAGCAGAATAAGGAAAAGGAACATCACAAAGGCAGCGAGGCCGACCCAGAAGGCGATGACGATGGAGTctgtgggcacagcagaggGATTCTGTCACATGCACTTTGCACggcagaaataaaacacagcaaggTGATTTACCTTCTCTGCTAAAGGTGGGCCATCTGATTAATTTCTCCTGTCAGAGAGAGGAGTCTAAGTGCCAAATCTTTTAAAGGTCTTGGGGGTCTCCTGACAGTGTCTGGCGACGGGGatgagggaggggctgggaaaaGCCTCTGGAGTGTTCTTGTGACCAGACCTGTGCAGATAACAGAACACGACTCCTGTTACACAACCACCATGCAGGAAGCCTGAGTGGTCCCTGCCTaatcctgcagggagggaattcCAGCCTTGAAAGCATTTTATACCAGGAGAAATACAAGGGGGGTCTGTTGCCCAGTGCCTGTGCCCCTCCCAGCACATCAGTGCAGTGGAAGGGAAGGTGCCCCttgccctgctcagctgcagggccCCTGCAGCCTTCGTGGAAGAGTGCAAGGTGCTGCCTGCTTTGCCAGGAGCAAATGGTTTATCTGAGGAACAAGAGCATTGCCAGTGCCCAAGTGTGCCCACAGCTGGTTTAGTGGGAGGGTgagtgcctggggcagcagagggagccGCTCTTTCCTGGAGGCTTCAGTGCTGTGCCGGTTTTATTGCCTGAGCCTTGGGCTCACTGAGAATCCACTCCTGCCCCCACGGCACCTTTGGCCACTGTTCCACAATGCTCCTTCCTGGGGCCACTGTGCCGCTGATGCCGGTGGCCTTGGGATGCTGGGGTGCCCTGCCCTGGATTCACAGCCGGTGACTCACTGCAGATGAGGTGGAAAAAGAAGGGTCACCGACTCCAGAGACAAATATTGACcaagataaaataaatcttcCCTCTGAAAG encodes:
- the LOC119708544 gene encoding melanocortin-2 receptor accessory protein isoform X2; protein product: MANRTNSSDYFWSYEYYWDYIDPIPVDGSKLKVNKYSIVIAFWVGLAAFVMFLFLILLCMSCSGSTPANTSTNGSAGSGRSSLGSDRTRAN
- the LOC119708544 gene encoding melanocortin-2 receptor accessory protein isoform X3, translated to MANRTNSSDYFWSYEYYWDYIDPIPVDGSKLKVNKYSIVIAFWVGLAAFVMFLFLILLCMSCSGSTPAKNSARAWHEHERERGVGQELIRQ
- the LOC119708544 gene encoding melanocortin-2 receptor accessory protein isoform X1, which codes for MANRTNSSDYFWSYEYYWDYIDPIPVDGSKLKVNKYSIVIAFWVGLAAFVMFLFLILLCMSCSGSTPAKNSARAWVSSSLYQSVEFRWNLRFYALLPSPVSVGVCLATDPQFVCKDTSF